TCGGCGCAACGGACTATCTGACCAAGCCCTTTGGCGAGAGTGAGCTGCTGATGCTCGTTGAAAAGTACGTCGGCGTGGGCAATCCTGAGCTGCCAAAACCGGACGTCTTGCTGGCTGAAGCCCTCGGAGACGAAGTAAAACTTAACATTCACGATCAGGCAGATTCGGTATCATCCTGAATCGCTGGAGGCCTTGATTCTGCGACACTTTCCGTGCTCGCGGTTTTTTGCTGAGGGCGATCGCCCCACCATACGATCATCAGCGTCTTGATCAAAGCCTGCTTTGATATCCCCAGTCGCTAGCCTTCACGTTGGGCCTTCCGCCGCCCGGTTCTTGCGCCTGCCCGTTCCGGTCCCTAGCAAAATCAAAATTTAGTCTTATACTTGACGCACCCAAGCCCAACTTTGTTTTCGGGAGCCCCTGACTTTCCTTCGAATAAGATGCAACAATTCGTGCTCAAAACTCCCAAAGACTCTCCGATCTTTGCAGAGTTTGAGGGTGATTTTGGGCAATCTAACGGAGGGGAGCTAAGCTCATCCGTTCGTTTCCGGAATCCGCCGCCTGCACTTGTCAAGGTTCGGATTAATATACAAGCTATACAGCGGGAAATCGCCCAAGTTGCGATCGCTTTCATTGACTCAATGCAGGTTAGTTTGGACGGGGTATCAAGAGGTCAATTGCAATGAGCACAGTTCTGGTTGTGGAAGACAGCGTCACGCAACGGGAAATGATCACCGACCTCCTCAAAGGAAGCGGTCTCAGCGTAGCCGTCGCCACTGATGGTGTCGAAGCCTTGGAACAGGTGCAAAAGCACTGTCCAGACCTCGTCGTGCTGGATATCGTCATGCCCCGCATGAACGGCTACGAAGTCTGTCGCCGCCTCAAAGCTGACCCCAAGACCCAAAATGTCCCTATTGTGATGTGCTCCTCCAAGGGCGAAGAATTCGATCGCTACTGGGGCATGAAGCAGGGAGCCGATGCCTACATTGCCAAACCCTTTCAGCCAACCGAGCTGGTAGGAACCGTTAAGCAACTACTGCGAGGGTAGAGTCGCCGATGGTCGGGAATCCTGATTTTTTGACTGGCAGAGGCCAAGATCAAGCACCAGAGTTTCAAGAACTGGAAAGTCCAGAAGGAGAGTTACATCTTCGGTTCTTTGTTCCCTCAGGTAATGAGTTTGCGCTGCCAGCGATCGGCATTCGCGAAGTCATCTCCCCAACCCCCGATCGCATTACCCCCATTCCTAATGTCTCACCCCTCCTCTTGGGCACGCTCAATGTGCGGGGGCGGGTAATCTGGGTGGCCGATCTGGGGCAGTTTTTGGGAGACTCAGCCCCCCTGAACACCGACCGACCTGACATTTCTGTCATTGCGATCGAAGATCAGGACCTCATGATGGGACTCGCCGTCGATCGCATCCATGAGATGGATTGGCTCGATATCGAAGACATCCAGATGCCTACGAGCGTCCCCGACAGCATGGCTCCATTTTTGCGGGGGGAGTGGGTCATCAATCCAGACGCTGATACAGTGCTTCGGCTTTTGGACCAAATCGCAATTTTGCGATCGGCACGGTGGGCAACATGAAGCACAGCCCCGTTTGGCAGCCGAGTCATCATCGAAGGCGCGCCGGTCCTTTGAGCAGTGGTTTGCTTCCCCAAGTTCTAGGAGGTCCGATCTGGCAACAGACGAGCTACGGTAGAAGCGATCGGGGTGCCCTTAACAAGCATTACAACAGATAGCGTGAGCTTCTAGCGAAACGGCAGACGTGCAACGGCAGGAGAAGGCAGATGGGTTCGAGCATCGATTACGCGCAAGAATACCAACAGGCCCAAATGGCCTACATGCAGCAGGACTATGAGACTGCGGCCAGTGTCATTGACCGACTGGTGCAGGACTTTCCCGAGGATCCGAGTGCACGCCTGCTGAGGGGGCACATTTACTGCTACGGCTTGCAGCAGTATCAGGTTGCTCAGGAGGAGTACTCAGCGGTGCTGGGGCTGACCTCAGAGCCAGATTTTATTGACTATGCCAATAGCGGTCTTGCTTACGCCGAACAGTTCGCAGGCAGTGGTGGCGCTGCGGCTGCCTTTGACACCTCTGAGTTCAATCTTGCTGCCGAGGGTGACATCGACGCCTACGGGCCGGACGCCTATGGTGTCCCTGACACTAGCAATCTAGAAGAGGCCTACGGCGCCGACGTTGCTGCAACGCCAAACGATGCCTTTGCCCAAGCAGACAATGCTTTTGCCGCTGACAGCTTTGGCGCGGAGAGCTGGCAGTCTTTTGAGGATGAGCATCTCGACGAGAACTTGTTGGGGGATGCTTCGGACTTTAATTTTGATGATTTTGGCGGATCGGCGGCGGCAGCGGACAACCCCTTTGGCACGATGGGCTCAGAAGGGGCGATCGCCCCTTCTGAGCCCGAGACTCCCTTTGACAATCCCTTTGGCCTCGACGCCGATCTGAGTACCGACGAAGCAAATGCTTTTGCAGAAGCCAGCAACCCCTTCGCCCTAGACGATGCCTTTGGCACCGAGGAGGCCGCTGCTGACAATGAGAGCTTCTTTGCAGATGAGCCTAACTTTGGCGCTGAGGAGGCCGACTACGGCGCGATCGCCCCAGAGTCCCCGTTCGACACCTCATCCGCCCCAGAGACTCCGGAGGCCCCGGACTATCCGGCTTCCTACAGCCCAGACGCGGGGAGCTACGATGACACCTTCGATCCAGGGGACTTTGGCCTCGGCGACGAGGGCAGCGCCGACGACTGGGCCAACGCAGGCAGCACCCTCGAAGACCAAGGCAGCCTAGAATCCTTCGACTATGGCTACAGCCAAACCGAGGACGAAACGTTTTTCATGGGGGATGCAGGGGCTGACGCAGCCGGGATGGGCAGCGCACCCTACGGCGGCTTTCAGCCAACCTATGACCAAGACGAGCAGACGTTTATCGCTCCACCCCAGCCTGAGGACGAGGCTGAGTCTTTTGGCGGCTATGACGCCTTTGACGACAACGCTTTTAACGACAACGCCTTCGACACGTTCGATGAAGACGCGGCCTATCGCTCGTCCAACGGCGGCGCGCCCGTCCTCTCAGCGATGGATTCCTTTGACTCCCTCGGTAGCCAGAGCAACGTTGACTTTCTAGACGAATTCGATGAGTTTGACGACCTAGGGGATCTGCCCGACTTCGATTTGTCAGAAAATTCGGCGGGCTTTACGACCCCCTCGGCTGGCACCAGCTTTGGCATGGGGACCGGGCGCACTGAAGCGGCCACAGATGAGGTGCGCTTCGACGACTTTGCAAGCGGCCTCGCGGATGACGGCGATCGCTCGGTGATAGGCGAAGATGAGCTGTTCAGCATCTCCGGCACCTCCGAGCATCTGCCCAGCTTCACCCAGTCCGACAGCCAGATCAAAGAACCCGCCGTCTCCATCGAGCAGGGCTGGCTTGCATTCTTCGAAAATGCACCCTTGGCTGCCAAGCAAATATATACAGCGATCGCTGCCGGGTTCGTTTCGGCTGCCGCCGTAGCCGTGACAGTCCATATCTCTGCAAACAACTCTCCTCCATGGACCAAGCTTGCCATGGTCTTTGCACCCGGTCTGGCCAGCGGCGGCACGACCTATGTGCTGAGCCAGGCAATGGCTCGGCAGGTCAAGCGAACCACCGACGATCTACAATCGCAGTTCCAGTCCGTGTCCCAAGGCAATTTGGGAGCGCGGGCAACGGTCTTTTCGGAAGATGAGTTCGGTCAGCTGGCCTCCGGCTTCAACCACATGGCCCGCGTGATCTTCACCACCACCAGCGAAGCGCAGCGCAAGGCCGAAGAGCAAGAGCAGGCCAAAGAAGACCTCCAGCGCCAAGTGATTCGTCTGCTGGACGACGTGGAAGGGGCGGCCCGAGGAGACTTGACTGTCCAGGCAGAGGTCACGGCAGACGTTTTGGGCGCCGTTGCTGACTCCTTCAACTTGACGATTCAGAACCTGCGGGAAATCGTGCAGCAGGTGAAGACCGCCGCTCGCCAGGTGAGCAAGAGCGCTACGGACAACGAGATTTTCGCCCGGGGCCTGTCCTCTGACGCCCTCCGGCAAGCGGAGGAGTTGGCCGTCACGCTGAACTCGGTGCAGGTGATGACGGACTCGATTCAGCGGGTGGCCGAGAGCGCCCGGGAAGCAGAAGAGGTGGCCCGCTCAGCATCGTCGACCGCTCTGAAAGGGGGCGAGGCAGTGGAGCGCACCGTGGCGGGTATTTTGACGATTCGCGAAACGGTGGCGGAAACCACCCGGAAGGTGAAGCGCCTCGCTGAGTCGTCCCAGGAAATCTCGAAGATTGTGGCGCTGATTTCTCAGATTGCGTCTCGAACCAACCTCCTCGCCCTCAACGCCAGTATTGAGGCGGCGCGGGCGGGAGAAGCGGGCCGAGGCTTTGCGATCGTGGCCGATGAGGTGCGACAGCTGGCAGACCGGGCCGCCAAGGCGTCGAAGGAGATTGAGCAAATCGTGCTCCAGATCCAGAGCGAGACGGGGTCCGTGATGACGGCGATGGAAGAAGGCACCCAGCAGGTGATCGAGGGAACAAAGCTGGCAGAACAAGCCAAGCGATCCCTCGAAGACATCATTCAAGTGTCCAACCGCATTGACATTCTGGTGCGCTCCATCACGGCGGATACGGTGGAGCAAACCGAAACCTCTCGAGCCGTGGCCCAGGTGATGCAATCGGTGGAGTTGACGGCGCAGGAAACGTCCCAGGAAGCTCAGCGAGTTTCGGGCTCTCTGCAAAGTCTGGTGGGGGTTGCGCGGGACCTGCTGACCTCGGTGGAACGGTTTAAAGTTGAGGCGATCGACTCCTCCCAATCGTCTTGAAATGGGGACAGACAAGCCTTCATGTCGATTGGTGAGAGATCGGATACATTAAAGCCAGAGAGGGCTGCTGAGGGTCACCAAAGCCGCAGTCGGTGGTGTGAAGAGGACAAGGGACGGTGGAGTTTTTTCCACTGGCCGTGCCTTCATGTCGGGCGCTCTGGAACCAGAAGCAAGCACATCGCGATCGCCTCTGGAGCCATCTAGAACTTTTAGGGGAAGGGATACCGCTATGCAGTCAGAACAACAACAGCGGATCATGGGGTACTTCATCGAGGAGGCAAGGGACCACCTCAATACCCTGGAGCAAGGTTTGCTGAACCTGCAAAGCACCCTGGAAGATCCCGAGATGCTCAATGAGCTCTTCCGCGCGGCTCACTCGGTGAAGGGTGGGGCTGCCATGCTCGGCATTGACAGCATCCAGCAAACTTCCCACCGCTTGGAAGACTGTTTCAAGATTTTGAAAGAGCACCCCGTCAAGGTTGACCAAGACATTGAGTCACTTTTGCTGAGCTGCCTGGACACGCTGCAGGAGCTGCTGGGGCAGTTGCAAACTCCGTTTGGGCTGACGGAGGAGAAGGCTCGCGAGATTATGGCTGGAGTAGAGCCTGTATTTGCGGAGCTGGGCAGCCGTCTCACCCAGATGGTTGCTGCAACGGGAGGGGTGATCACGCCAGAGACCCAAGAGACCTGGATTGCGCCCGAGGCTGCAGCGTCTGCCAGTGCTCCTGTCCAAGCCGAAGAAGAAAGTGCGCTACAGCTCATTTTCCAAAGCGATGTGCCCCGCCAGCTTCGAGATATGCTGCAGCTGTTTAAGCAGGCAGATACGCTGGAGCGGCGACAGCAGCTGCAAGAGATTTGTAGCGGCCTCAAGCGCACGGGGGAACAGTTTGATCTGCGCAACTGGTGTGATTTGCTAGAGTCGGCTCGGCTGGCGATCGCCAGTCCCGAAAACACGTATCACACCCTGGCCCCGATTGTGATTCGGGAGATTAAGCAGGGCCAGGAACTGGTGCTGGCGGGCCGGAGTGCCGACATTGCGGTGAGTCCCGCCCTGCAAGAGCTGCTGCCAGTGACGGCTGTGACGGGTGAGCTGAGCCTAGATGCGATGTTTGCCGAATCGCCATCCGGAGAGCTCGACTTCTCGGCGATCGCCGACAGCTCGACTAACCAAGCTCCAGCAGCTGTGTCGGCGTCGGATTTGGACTTCCACAAGGCGACGGGCGATCGCCCCGGCCCCGAAGTCGGCATGGCCGAGCTCAATTCCCTGGCCGACCTTTTCGAGGGAGACGTGCCAGATCTCGACATCACCTGGGAGCAAGAAGAGATTCTGGGCAGCACCGCCGACGAGATTCTCAGCTCCCTGGACCTCGACGCAGCGAGCGACTTCTCCGATGACTTTGCCGATCTGCTGTTTGAGGAATCTACCGCGTCTAGCAGCAGCGCTGAAGACGATCTTTCAGGATTTTTGCAGGCGGCGGAGCAGCGCGAGGAAACAGCCGCGATCGCCGACCTTGACTTTGATCTAGGTGACGACTCCGCTGGCCTCTTTGACGATCTGCTCGAGCCAGTAACGGTCGAACCCCCTAGCGATCTGAGCCAGCCGTCGGGAGATCTGGGCGACCTGTTTGCCGAAATTGACGCCGTTGATCTTGAGGCTGAAACCCCGTCAGCGGTCAGCCAGCCGGCTCCTGAGCTGGCGGCCCTCGGTTCGCTCTTCGGGGAAATGCCAGTGGACGATGAGGAGCTGATGACAGACCTCAACGAGGATTCGTCCAGCCCCTTTGATGAAGCGGAAGACCTGTTACAAGACGACTTTGGCGCCTCATTTGAGGATGGGTTGGGCGACCTGGGTCTAGACGAAGAGCTGGAGGGCCTTGATCTGTTGACGGAGGCCCAAAGCGGTGACGCTGACAAAGTAGCGGAGTCTGAACTGGATTTTTCGGCGGCCCTGCTGGAGGAACCTGGCGAAAGCACGACCGCCGATGAGGATTTCCTGGACCTAGGTCTGGAAGAAACAGCGGCGATCGCCTCACCAGAAGACGACTTGGGCAACCTCTTTGGCAGCGGGCTGTCTCAGGAGCGGACCGACCAACTCGGCGCCGCCGAAAGCAGCGAGCTTGCCAATTTGTTCGGCGGATCGGCTGGCGAGAGCGAGCTTACGGACAATCTTTTTGACGGCGATGCTGAGGCCGGTGATGCCTTTGCTGAGATGTCGCTCGACGCTTTTGCTGACTCAGCCGAGCCAGCGCCAGCAGCGCTTTCAGAAGTCGACGAAACAGAAGCAGCCTCAGCCTCCGAGGACGATTTCTCAGGGCTAGACTGGGATGCTGCCGAACTCGATCTGGCGCCAGAAAGCTCAGCAGCGGAGGCAGAGGAAGCAGAAGACTTCGCAGATCTAGCAGGCTTAACTGACGACACTCCAGTCGACGGCACCGGCCTCGAGCTGACAGGCCCAGAGCTTGCCTGGGACGCGATCGAGAGCGAGAACGCCGCAGCCGATGCCGCCATCGATCAGGCCCTTGGTCTAGAGTCCTTCGATCTCGAAGAAGATGCATGGGATACGCCTCCCGAGGAGGCCACAGCCCCCGAAGCAGCCTTGTTCTCCGAGACCAGCGCTCCTGAGGCCGATGTCTTTGGCGAATCCTCCGAGGCGATCGCCGCCGATGACTGGGAGCTGAGCCCTGACGACACCCAAGAGCCAGCCCTCGGCCTCGAAGCGGATCTTTTTGAGCAGTCGACCGGAGCGAGTACAGCCTCCGAGACTGGTACTGGCAACGATTGGGAGACCTTCTTTGATAGCGATCAAAAAGGCGATCGCTCCCCAAGCACCAGCAACGAGATTGAGGACTTCTTCGGCACCGACATCAGCGAAACCAGCCTAGAAGCGTCTGCTCTGACAGATTTCGCATCTACCGAGAATTTGCTCAGTGAGGAGCCAGCGCAACCAGCGGCAGAAGCCGCGATCGAGCTTGAGGAAGACCTGTGGGCCGATCAAGCAGCGCAGACCGAGGCTGCGGCGCTGTTAGACGACAGCTTCGCGGAGGCACCAGACCTTGATCTAGGTTTGGCAGATCTAGCAGGTGAGCCAGCGCCCGAAACCGCAGCGTCTCTGGACATGGAGGGCGCAACGGAGGCGATCGCAGATGACTTTGATCTAGGCTTTGCCGCCGAAGAGCTTACGGCTCCAGAAGCTACAGCTGGCGAGGAAGATCTTGGGCTTGATAGTCTCGAAGAACCCGAACTCGGCCTCGATCTGGCCGACACGAGCGAGGAAGCCGGGGCTTTGGACTTTGACCTCGGCCTAGAAGCGCCGATCGCAGAAACTCCTGAAGCCGCCGATGATCTGGATTTCGGACTAGCAGCAGACGCGTCAGACTCTCTGGAATTCGCAGCGGCCGAAGCTACCGATGAGCTCGACTTTGGCCTAGACCTGACTGAGGAACCCGAATCTCTGGGATTCGAGGCCGCAGAAGCGGATGTGCTCGACTTTGACCTAGAGAGAGGAGAGCCTGCTGAGCTAAGCTTCGAGACCGAGGCAGCCACTGACGACTTGGGCTTTGATCTGAGCGCCGCCGATGAATTCGACCTGGGCTTCGAGGCCGCCGAGGACAGCGGTGAGCTCGGACTGGACCTGGGCGATACCGATGAATTCGACTTGGGCCTCGAGACCGCTGAAGAAACCTCAGAGCTTGACTTTGACCTCGCCGCTGAAGCCACCGACGACTTAGGCCTTGATTTCGGTGAGACTGAAGCGGCAACGGATGAGCTCGACTTTGGGCTGGAGGAGACCGAAGCGGCCTCGGAGCTCAGCTTTGAACCGGAAGGCTCGGAAGACCTGGGCTTTGAGCTGGGTGCTGGCGAATCGGAAGACCTGGGTTTCGATCTGGGTGCTGGTGAGGAAGCTGGAGACCTGGACTTTGACCTGGGTCTGGAAGAGCCAGTTGCAGAAACCGCTGAAGCTGCCGATGAGCTGGATTTCGGGCTGGATCTGGCCGAGGAATCAGAGACCTTGGACTTTGGGGCAGCCGAAACCACCGATGAGCTGGACTTTGGCCTAGACCTGACCGAGGAGCCAGAATCCCTGGCATTTGACGCAGCCGAGGAGAGCGATGAGTTTGACCTTGGGTTCGAGCTCGGAGGCGAGGCAGAATCTTTAGACTTTGCAGCTGCTGAAACCACTGATGAGCTGGACTTCGGGCTGGATCTGGCCGAGGAGCCTGGTGAGCTGAGCTTCGAGACTGAGGCAGCCACTGACGACTTGGGCTTTGACCTGGGCGACACCGATGAATTCGACCTAGGCCTTGAGACCGCTGAGGAAACCTCAGAGCTCGACTTTGACCTCGCCGCCGAAGCCACGGACGACCTAGGCCTTGATTTCGGTGAGACTGAGGCAGCAGCGGATGAGCTCGACTTTGGGCTGGAGGAGACCGAAGCGACATCAGAGCTTAGCTTTGAGCCGGAAGGTTCGGAAGACCTGGGCTTCGATCTGGGTGCTGGTGAGGAAGCGGGGGATCTGGACTTTGACCTGGGTCTGGAAGAGCCCGTTGCGGAAACCGCTGAAGCTGCCGATGAGCTGGATTTCGGGCTGGATCTGGCCGAGGAGTCGGAGACCTTGGACTTTGGGGCAGCCGAAACCACCGATGAGCTGGACTTTGGCCTAGACCTGACCGAGGAGCCAGAATCCCTGGCATTTGACGCAGCCGAGGAGAGCGATGAGTTTGACCTTGGGTTCGAGCTCGGAGGCGAAGCAGAATCTTTAGACTTTGCATCTGCTGAAACCACCGATGAGCTCGACTTTGGCCTAGACCTGACCGAGGAGCCTGGTGAGCTGAGCTTCGAGACCGAGGCAGCCACTGACGACTTGGGCTTTGACCTGGGCGCCGCCGATGAATTCGACCTGGGCTTCGAGACAGCCGAGGACAGCGGTGAGCTCGGACTGGACCTGGGCGACACTGATGAATTCGACCTAGGCCTCGAGACCACTGAGGAAACCTCAGAGCTTGACTTTGACCTCGCCGCTGAAGCCACCGACGACTTAGGCCTTGATTTCGGTGAGACTGAGGCAGCCGCGGATGAGCTCGACTTTGGGCTGGAGGAGACCGAAGCGGCCTCGGAACTCAGCTTTGATCTGGAAGGCTCAGAGAGCTTGAGCTTCGATCTGGGTGCTGGCGAATCGGAAGACCTGGGTTTCGATCTGGGTGCTGGTGAGGAAGCTGGAGACTTGGACTTTGACCTGGGTCTGGAAGAGCCAGTTGCAGAAACCGCTGAAGCTGCCGATGAGCTGGATTTCGGGCTGGATCTGGCCGAGGAGTCAGAGGCCTTGGACTTTGGGGCAGCCGAAACCACCGATGAGCTGGACTTTGGCCTAGACCTGACCGAGGA
This genomic stretch from Geitlerinema sp. PCC 7407 harbors:
- a CDS encoding response regulator transcription factor, with the translated sequence MSTVLVVEDSVTQREMITDLLKGSGLSVAVATDGVEALEQVQKHCPDLVVLDIVMPRMNGYEVCRRLKADPKTQNVPIVMCSSKGEEFDRYWGMKQGADAYIAKPFQPTELVGTVKQLLRG
- a CDS encoding chemotaxis protein CheW, with product MVGNPDFLTGRGQDQAPEFQELESPEGELHLRFFVPSGNEFALPAIGIREVISPTPDRITPIPNVSPLLLGTLNVRGRVIWVADLGQFLGDSAPLNTDRPDISVIAIEDQDLMMGLAVDRIHEMDWLDIEDIQMPTSVPDSMAPFLRGEWVINPDADTVLRLLDQIAILRSARWAT
- a CDS encoding methyl-accepting chemotaxis protein, with the protein product MGSSIDYAQEYQQAQMAYMQQDYETAASVIDRLVQDFPEDPSARLLRGHIYCYGLQQYQVAQEEYSAVLGLTSEPDFIDYANSGLAYAEQFAGSGGAAAAFDTSEFNLAAEGDIDAYGPDAYGVPDTSNLEEAYGADVAATPNDAFAQADNAFAADSFGAESWQSFEDEHLDENLLGDASDFNFDDFGGSAAAADNPFGTMGSEGAIAPSEPETPFDNPFGLDADLSTDEANAFAEASNPFALDDAFGTEEAAADNESFFADEPNFGAEEADYGAIAPESPFDTSSAPETPEAPDYPASYSPDAGSYDDTFDPGDFGLGDEGSADDWANAGSTLEDQGSLESFDYGYSQTEDETFFMGDAGADAAGMGSAPYGGFQPTYDQDEQTFIAPPQPEDEAESFGGYDAFDDNAFNDNAFDTFDEDAAYRSSNGGAPVLSAMDSFDSLGSQSNVDFLDEFDEFDDLGDLPDFDLSENSAGFTTPSAGTSFGMGTGRTEAATDEVRFDDFASGLADDGDRSVIGEDELFSISGTSEHLPSFTQSDSQIKEPAVSIEQGWLAFFENAPLAAKQIYTAIAAGFVSAAAVAVTVHISANNSPPWTKLAMVFAPGLASGGTTYVLSQAMARQVKRTTDDLQSQFQSVSQGNLGARATVFSEDEFGQLASGFNHMARVIFTTTSEAQRKAEEQEQAKEDLQRQVIRLLDDVEGAARGDLTVQAEVTADVLGAVADSFNLTIQNLREIVQQVKTAARQVSKSATDNEIFARGLSSDALRQAEELAVTLNSVQVMTDSIQRVAESAREAEEVARSASSTALKGGEAVERTVAGILTIRETVAETTRKVKRLAESSQEISKIVALISQIASRTNLLALNASIEAARAGEAGRGFAIVADEVRQLADRAAKASKEIEQIVLQIQSETGSVMTAMEEGTQQVIEGTKLAEQAKRSLEDIIQVSNRIDILVRSITADTVEQTETSRAVAQVMQSVELTAQETSQEAQRVSGSLQSLVGVARDLLTSVERFKVEAIDSSQSS
- a CDS encoding response regulator codes for the protein MQSEQQQRIMGYFIEEARDHLNTLEQGLLNLQSTLEDPEMLNELFRAAHSVKGGAAMLGIDSIQQTSHRLEDCFKILKEHPVKVDQDIESLLLSCLDTLQELLGQLQTPFGLTEEKAREIMAGVEPVFAELGSRLTQMVAATGGVITPETQETWIAPEAAASASAPVQAEEESALQLIFQSDVPRQLRDMLQLFKQADTLERRQQLQEICSGLKRTGEQFDLRNWCDLLESARLAIASPENTYHTLAPIVIREIKQGQELVLAGRSADIAVSPALQELLPVTAVTGELSLDAMFAESPSGELDFSAIADSSTNQAPAAVSASDLDFHKATGDRPGPEVGMAELNSLADLFEGDVPDLDITWEQEEILGSTADEILSSLDLDAASDFSDDFADLLFEESTASSSSAEDDLSGFLQAAEQREETAAIADLDFDLGDDSAGLFDDLLEPVTVEPPSDLSQPSGDLGDLFAEIDAVDLEAETPSAVSQPAPELAALGSLFGEMPVDDEELMTDLNEDSSSPFDEAEDLLQDDFGASFEDGLGDLGLDEELEGLDLLTEAQSGDADKVAESELDFSAALLEEPGESTTADEDFLDLGLEETAAIASPEDDLGNLFGSGLSQERTDQLGAAESSELANLFGGSAGESELTDNLFDGDAEAGDAFAEMSLDAFADSAEPAPAALSEVDETEAASASEDDFSGLDWDAAELDLAPESSAAEAEEAEDFADLAGLTDDTPVDGTGLELTGPELAWDAIESENAAADAAIDQALGLESFDLEEDAWDTPPEEATAPEAALFSETSAPEADVFGESSEAIAADDWELSPDDTQEPALGLEADLFEQSTGASTASETGTGNDWETFFDSDQKGDRSPSTSNEIEDFFGTDISETSLEASALTDFASTENLLSEEPAQPAAEAAIELEEDLWADQAAQTEAAALLDDSFAEAPDLDLGLADLAGEPAPETAASLDMEGATEAIADDFDLGFAAEELTAPEATAGEEDLGLDSLEEPELGLDLADTSEEAGALDFDLGLEAPIAETPEAADDLDFGLAADASDSLEFAAAEATDELDFGLDLTEEPESLGFEAAEADVLDFDLERGEPAELSFETEAATDDLGFDLSAADEFDLGFEAAEDSGELGLDLGDTDEFDLGLETAEETSELDFDLAAEATDDLGLDFGETEAATDELDFGLEETEAASELSFEPEGSEDLGFELGAGESEDLGFDLGAGEEAGDLDFDLGLEEPVAETAEAADELDFGLDLAEESETLDFGAAETTDELDFGLDLTEEPESLAFDAAEESDEFDLGFELGGEAESLDFAAAETTDELDFGLDLAEEPGELSFETEAATDDLGFDLGDTDEFDLGLETAEETSELDFDLAAEATDDLGLDFGETEAAADELDFGLEETEATSELSFEPEGSEDLGFDLGAGEEAGDLDFDLGLEEPVAETAEAADELDFGLDLAEESETLDFGAAETTDELDFGLDLTEEPESLAFDAAEESDEFDLGFELGGEAESLDFASAETTDELDFGLDLTEEPGELSFETEAATDDLGFDLGAADEFDLGFETAEDSGELGLDLGDTDEFDLGLETTEETSELDFDLAAEATDDLGLDFGETEAAADELDFGLEETEAASELSFDLEGSESLSFDLGAGESEDLGFDLGAGEEAGDLDFDLGLEEPVAETAEAADELDFGLDLAEESEALDFGAAETTDELDFGLDLTEEPESLAFDAAEESDEFDLGFELGGEAESLDFAAAETTDELDFGLDLAEEPAEPSFETEAAADDLGFDLGAEESLSLDDDLGDLFGTEASEVGEGESSAMFDFELGEESAATADDFGLDGAVTSDGLIFGMDEGDADLTESLFGAGETDTFEGDLFGLESAEMGGIETDLSFDDDLLAIADEVPAFLADDTGAIAVTETLAPEEARELESLLAEESSLPLETGDRQVFDELAALLDDGTIAVPAIAAPHVTQIDIESDIDNEFADLEKLLEDADNTLGPSTKAARGPAPTLSRRPRGLVEQTMRVPVKHLDNLNNLVGELVVNRNSLEQDQERLRQFLDNLLYQVQQLSDVGQRMRDLYERSLLESSLLSSRRTHQIAPGSHKKGDSNAFHATGENFDALEMDRFTSFHTLSQEMIELIVRVREASSDIEYIVDETDQVTRSFRQVTTQLQEGLNRSRMVPFAQIADRLPRAVRDIAMKCGKQAELVIEGRDTLIDKMILEQLYDPMTHLVNNAITHGIEAPDVRKASGKAPTGRITVRAFHQGNQTVISVSDDGAGIPVDRVKAKAVERGLVTPVEAKQMSRLDVYDLLFHPGFSIRDKADDFAGRGIGMDVVRTSLNEIRGAINTDSTLGRGTNFTIRLPLTLSISKALCCISNHARIAFPMDGVEDMLDLPKDRIQTNAEGQPCILWRDTMLPFRPLTELLRHNRFLGRGSVYGGHQDDDIISIVVLRSAGTFIALQVDQVLGEQEIVIKQLEGPVPKPAGVAGATVLGDGRIMPIADVLELIDLALGRARRDVGGALWEEGDQVPVEPPVVKTEPTVLIVDDSITVRELLSMTFNKSGYRVEQARDGQEAWEKLRSGLPCDLVFCDIEMPRMDGLELLSRMQKDPSLNRLPIAMLTSRGADRHRQMAVQLGARGYFTKPYLEEALLDAAQRMLKGEVLVGSK